A region of Dioscorea cayenensis subsp. rotundata cultivar TDr96_F1 chromosome 5, TDr96_F1_v2_PseudoChromosome.rev07_lg8_w22 25.fasta, whole genome shotgun sequence DNA encodes the following proteins:
- the LOC120260815 gene encoding casein kinase 1-like protein 3 has protein sequence MDRIVGGKYKLGRKIGSGSFGEIFLATHVDTFEIVAVKIENSKTKHPQLLYEAKLYNVLQGGSGIANIKWCGVDGEDNVLVLDLLGPSLEDLFVYCGRKFSLKTVLMLADQMITRIEYVHSKGYLHRDIKPDNFLMGLGRKANQVYIIDFGLAKRYRDSTTNRHIPYRENKNLTGTARYASCNTHLGVEQSRRDDLESLGYVLLYFLRGSLPWQGLKAATKKQKYDKICEKKLSTPIEALCKSHPVEFASYFHYCHSLTFDQRPDYGFLKRLFRDLFAREGYDFDYIFDWTILKYQQAQKTKPQPQLQPRFSPVPGGMNSRAIPMDVDKHQGTNDASYPAEAGPSNVGRPAVRMQFKTPSDRNLNSDGRADKIMASTNIDKMPSTSFALPSAPKKNIGSSKQLRPPDSSHHSNGLGSNYGSSSSWIPTLQRNASAK, from the exons ATGGATCGGATCGTAGGCGGGAAGTACAAGCTAGGGCGCAAGATCGGGAGCGGGTCGTTTGGCGAGATCTTTCTCG CTACGCATGTGGATACGTTCGAGATCGTCGCTGTGAAGATT GAAAACAGTAAGACGAAGCACCCTCAATTGCTTTATGAGGCCAAGCTTTATAATGTCCTCCAGGGCGGAA GTGGTATTGCCAATATAAAATGGTGTGGTGTTGATGGAGAAGACAATGTTCTTGTTCTTGACTTGCTTGGACCAAGCTTGGAGGATCTGTTTGTCTACTGTGGAAGGAAATTCTCACTGAAGACAGTCCTAATGCTTGCTGATCAGATG ATTACGAGGATAGAATATGTGCACTCAAAAGGTTACTTGCATAGAGATATTAAGCCTGACAACTTTCTAATGGGTCTTGGTCGAAAAGCAAATCAG GTCTACATAATTGATTTCGGCCTTGCAAAAAGATACAGAGATTCCACTACCAATCGCCACATTCCATACAG AGAGAACAAAAATTTGACGGGGACTGCTCGTTATGCAAGTTGTAACACACACCTTGGTGTTG agcaaaGCCGTCGTGATGATTTGGAATCTCTTGGATATGTTCTTCTTTACTTCTTGAGAGGAAG TCTCCCATGGCAGGGTCTGAAAGCTGCTACAAAGAAGCAAAAGTACGATAAGATATGTGAGAAGAAGCTATCAACTCCTATTGAA GCTCTTTGCAAATCCCATCCTGTGGAATTTGCATCATACTTCCATTATTGCCATTCTTTAACATTTGATCAACGACCTGATTATGGTTTTCTGAAGCGACTGTTCCGCGACCTGTTTGCTCGTGAAG gatatgattttgattatattttcgATTGGACCATTTTGAAATATCAACAAGCTCAAAAGACAAAACCTCAGCCTCAGTTACAACCACGATTCTCG CCAGTTCCAGGAGGAATGAATAGCCGCGCGATTCCAATGGATGTTGACAAGCATCAAG GTACAAATGATGCATCCTATCCGGCGGAAGCTGGACCAAGTAATGTGGGGCGCCCTGCTGTTCGCATGCAGTTCAAAACCCCATCTGACAGGAATTTGAATTCTGATGGACGTGCTGACAAAATT ATGGCTAGCACAAACATTGACAAGATGCCATCAACATCATTTGCTCTTCCAAGTGCTccaaagaaaaatattggaaGCTCTAAACAGTTGCGACCACCTGATTCGTCACACCACAGCAATGGTCTAGGAAGTAACTATGGTTCATCCAGCAGTTGGATTCCTACATTACAACGCAATGCTTCAGCCAAATGA